Part of the Vanacampus margaritifer isolate UIUO_Vmar chromosome 12, RoL_Vmar_1.0, whole genome shotgun sequence genome, ttattttaatgttggtcgcttgtgtacattgctgaaaatgatttataatgcaagtccagtgtaagtgcagctaagctaacgttagcatacctaaccatctgttgattatgatggttgcagctaattatttagaattgctacgcttttgttagcaacggttagctcagttagcatagcagagctaaccgtctgttgtgtaagataaatgctaattgaaatttttaagaggaaagcaataacaggctggtttgataggctggtttgtgatgtgaaaatatacaatggtttagtattaccagtacagtataaatgaagtattggtaaattgctgcatttgtgtttacttaaatttgttctttaaatagaaatatttcagtaaagtctgtaaagtgttcattacatttaatttatgcaaatatttagcagagctgtgctatccactgtattttattttcgttggcacatttactgcacaggatattatggtccacagaaagtcaacttcaaaacatctgcaccaagttacctatcaaactgattgaaactcattttttttctatagctttagatcattatcttcagtgagatatgtcagtcatgaggccacagagggcaaaagttaaacccaaagaagaggtagcatatttttcatccttaggtaaagacagggatggcttcaccatgaaatatattaattcattcaaaggtgagtattggtaaaagattctttagtatgggcctagttttcattactgttataatgaaatatttctgttgtatccctttttctttgtaaggtcgaggagtgttcagttcctgctcctttcagaagggagtctttcctactgaatatcgaggagaagttataagcaaacaggaacgtgaaaacaggctgagagtgtatcatgatgcccagaaggttttcatgtttgaatttcactacaatggaaaaacactatggtatgtttatatggtgtgttgtcacacttaattttttttttttttgggggggggggggggtaatcgtgcaaggtttgacaaaacataaaagattaattataactcaaaagcaaaagtacattcttttctcaatataattttttttgtttttatttcattttttttacaatattgtgacttatttttttattttacttttacagttatcgtgagtatcgctaacttcacaatatcatgttgattatcatatcgtgattgcttatcatgacatttggatattgtttcatacatgtgacatactagaattactggtcgcacattcatgattacatgaaattacagtatagcagtctagtcttagtaagaatttaattgtattggtatttttctattcatctaccccaggtttccactgaagcacaacctgatgaagacaccgctatcacagactgcgccaaagttgaccaggtgactagatttctttttgaatgttgttgaaatcagttttcagaagcaagacattagtggagggtggagatactagggctgcacaatatgtggaaaatatcttggcgcacgaatggctcatgcaatatgtgcattgcaaagacgtgcaacaaatggatattggattgtttgtatactttagtctgaggctaagcgatatggccaaaaaattaaataaaaagtcttttaaaccaaccatccagcattctgccaccacttgtgcaaaattacaactcacaataacatctggatgtaacagaacattataacagtttttaataatccaaaagacaaaatacatttcacgatttagcaaattttcaacgattcaatttgaatttaatttattcaattaatttgatttattgccaggccctacttgagtctgattttgaccaatcagagacaaccttaattgcgcatcgccatacaagagaattgtatcgaggagcattactaacaaaaaaaaccttatttggataaaactagatcaaaatgagcatgattatttttccgcacgtacgtgtatttctttaattagattatgaagatatatatattcggtccatgtttaatgtcacaataatctccatcactgtataaaacacccatgtcgcatgttttgtcaatactgtgcagccctcgcaagatacacagtcctcacaatgtcgtagttgtgaataactgacactctgaggacagtgtatttatacactgtgagtttaaaatacgttttgagggcttgcagttacacatacagtcctcacaattcatactctggtcaggtatggacactctgaggactgtgtattttcttatttttgtgtcattgtgaaaaatagacgtcaccaatttacacaaacctgtagtgcagacagatttatttatttatttttgtaatggcaaataaaatgagtttgcattcacattactttaacctattcattaatctgtatgtactgtaactgtgtaaatgcacaggtacagtcgtgttactaagaatttaattttatatgtatttttctctttgtgtaccaggtttcaactgacgcacaacctgaagacatagctgtcacagaccaagttgaccaggtgactagatttctttttgaatgttgatgttgaaatacgtttttcagaagcaagacgttgcacaatatatacaaaaaagatcttgtcgcacgaatggctcatgcaatatgtctgttgcaaagacatgcaacaaatgaatattgtattgtatactttagtctgactttgaccaatcagagactaccttaattgcgcatcaccatacaagagaaccgtatcgaggggcattactaaaaaaaacaaacttatatgtataagactagatcacaataagcatgattatttttccgc contains:
- the LOC144061706 gene encoding N-lysine methyltransferase KMT5A-A-like; this translates as MSVMRPQRAKVKPKEEVAYFSSLGKDRDGFTMKYINSFKGRGVFSSCSFQKGVFPTEYRGEVISKQERENRLRVYHDAQKVFMFEFHYNGKTLWFPLKHNLMKTPLSQTAPKLTRFELTHNLKT